DNA sequence from the Ogataea parapolymorpha DL-1 chromosome II, whole genome shotgun sequence genome:
CAAGTATCACATTGCCAATAAATGTCATAAGGAACGAAAACATGATAAAGAGATACCGCTTTCCAGTAAGGTCCGCACCACCACATATGATGAAAACGTACAGAATTCCAAGTGCAGGTGGAATTGTTGACCAGTTATTGATTTTACCAATGTCAATATTAAGCGATTTGAGCCACAAAGTGAaagttccagcagaagtgttgttggtgttgaaTCCCATCATGTTTGCAATACCCAAAATGTAAACGTGTGGGCTTTTAAGTGCCTTGGACCAGCTTTCCTTGGAAAAGAAACTGCTGATCTCTTGTCTTGGATCTGTGCCGTTTTCCTTCATGCGCTTACGGGCTAGCTTAATCTCATCGTCGGACAAAAAGATTGAGTAACAGTGGGTAGGTGTGCCCGggagagaaaaaagagctaGAATGGCAACAGCAAAAGAGATACACCCGTCAATAATGAACATCCAACGCCATCCAGCAAGGTTGTGGTGACCATCAAGGTTTCTGAAGGCAGCCGATTGAAGCAGTCCGGATGTAAGGACTCCCAGAAACTGTCCTGCGTAGAAAAGCGCACCCCTTCTGCCCACTTCGGTAGGTTTGTACCAACTGGCAAGAGTGTAGTGGATACATGGGAAATAGGCAGCCTCAAAGGCTCCAACAAAAAAGCGCATAGCCTGCAAAGAACTCACATTGTTGACTCTGTATGTTCCTAGAGTGAAAGCTGCCCACCCAAACTCAGAAATAAATAGTGCATAGTTGATTGGCACTCTAGGCAGCAAATACAGCCAAGGAAGCTCCAGTAAAATATTTCCTATGTTGAAGATTAACTGGGTATTGATAAGATCATTGCCTTTCATACC
Encoded proteins:
- a CDS encoding transporter SEO1; protein product: MSFLPRLRHVEDEKESLDSSSEPITYTYRDEANRPWWKFFDEFEYRQSSEEASRRKWYRWFPEGTSAQEVKLLCKLDILIAFYSFVGYWIKYIDSSNLNNAYVSNMKEDLGMKGNDLINTQLIFNIGNILLELPWLYLLPRVPINYALFISEFGWAAFTLGTYRVNNVSSLQAMRFFVGAFEAAYFPCIHYTLASWYKPTEVGRRGALFYAGQFLGVLTSGLLQSAAFRNLDGHHNLAGWRWMFIIDGCISFAVAILALFSLPGTPTHCYSIFLSDDEIKLARKRMKENGTDPRQEISSFFSKESWSKALKSPHVYILGIANMMGFNTNNTSAGTFTLWLKSLNIDIGKINNWSTIPPALGILYVFIICGGADLTGKRYLFIMFSFLMTFIGNVILAVWDVSYGAKWFAFCFAYWSWSQSSVFNPLVSDLFRRDNNVRAIAWMIIYIMGLQSSVWINRLIWPTVDSPRFEKGFTTCAVFSIGFIFLLSIDYFFYKKEEREHAIENGIYIYNSKTGEIPEGAENDVHVHRESISPSEK